One stretch of Armigeres subalbatus isolate Guangzhou_Male chromosome 2, GZ_Asu_2, whole genome shotgun sequence DNA includes these proteins:
- the LOC134211325 gene encoding phospholipase B1, membrane-associated isoform X2 codes for MQLLALCVAAYVASTEQTESHPVFMVTSLDSYPFTSMLRSAREMLFNYIGSNSEDISKFRKNLKYGKLQKQFPPHEPFPCNITSMRSATIPSSVHTLRPGDIDIVGAMGDSLTAGNGAMATQLLEVSVENRGLSWSIGGQQTWRKFLTIPNILKEFNPKLYGFASADGLSYQKSSRFNVAEIAAMSQDLPYQAKNLVKRMMSDSKVDIQNHWKLITILIGANDFCSNVCYFENPSQILLDHEQNLIRALRILRDHLPRTMVNVASTPNVCQLTKVIGVPSECVALHMVECSCVFGSQFQHMKKQLNTIILSWNELQRNVSNRAEFSDRVDFVVNYQPFAENFSVPRKKNGDTDFSYLSLDCFHLSQKGYAIAANSLWNNMLDPEGRKVNYISFNFSSIRCPSPDHPYLMTTINSS; via the exons ATGCAACTACTTGCATTATGTGTAGCAGCATATGTTGCTTCGACAGAACAAACTGAAAGTCACCCCGTGTTTATGGTTACCTCTCTGGACTCTTATCCTTTCACATCAATGCTGCGGTCAGCGCGAGAAATGCTTTTCAACTATATTGGATCTAACAGCGAAGACATttctaaatttagaaaaaacCTCAAATATGGT AAACTACAAAAACAATTTCCTCCTCATGAACCGTTCCCATGCAATATAACAAGCATGCGGAGTGCAACCATCCCTTCATCGGTTCACACTTTGAGACCTGGAGACATAGACATCGTTGGTGCAATGGGGGATTCGCTCACCGCGGGGAACGGCGCAATGGCCACTCAGCTACTGGAGGTATCTGTCGAGAACAGAGGACTTTCGTGGAGCATTGGAGGTCAACAGACGTGGAGGAAATTTTTAACAATTCCAAACATTCTCAAAGAGTTCAACCCGAAACTGTACGGTTTCGCTTCGGCAGATGGCTTGTCGTATCAAAAATCGTCTCG GTTTAATGTAGCGGAAATAGCTGCGATGTCCCAGGATTTACCATATCAAGCGAAAAATCTTGTGAAAAGAATGATGAGCGATTCAAAAGTGGACATTCAAAACCATTGGAAACTGATCACAATCCTCATTGGGGCTAACGATTTTTGTTCAAACGTGTGTTACTTCGAAAACCCAAGCCAAATACTTTTGGATCATGAACAAAACCTCATCAGAGCTTTACGTATTTTAAGAGATCATCTGCCACGTACCATGGTAAATGTAGCATCTACTCCGA ATGTTTGTCAATTAACCAAAGTGATAGGTGTTCCTAGCGAATGTGTTGCTCTACACATGGTTGAGTGTTCCTGTGTGTTCGGTTCACAATTCCAACACATGAAAAAACAACTGAATACGATTATTCTAAGTTGGAATGAATTGCAGCGGAACGTCAGCAACCGAGCCGAATTCAGCGATCGAGTTGATTTCGTTGTAAACTATCAGCCATTTGCGGAAAACTTTTCTGTGCCTCGCAAGAAAAATGGAGATACTGACTTTTCGTACCTGTCGCTAGATTGCTTTCATCTAAGCCAAAAAGGATACGCAATAGCCGCGAATTCATTGTGGAACAATATGCTGGATCCAGAGGGACGAAAAGTTAACTACATATCGTTTAATTTTAGTTCCATTCGTTGTCCTTCCCCTGATCACCCGTATTTGATGACTACCATAAATTCTTCTTAA
- the LOC134215570 gene encoding uncharacterized protein LOC134215570, whose amino-acid sequence MANLETTRARAVLAEIPTELGFPIQHRAVNHLGALRRNALNPALIDSPAANIPDSFLSPRMSPDEAVIQQRGRRRVPIMWSPEKGFQSPNKTPTKSISAMTLRSSPRKRSLIRELSDVRVSGIDASHSSPSNKKNTPSKGSPGSAKKIRLQEGSINRSKSEVPLETLLKGFSQDQLIAMITGMVQTNPRLEDVVRSELPVPDIAPLEEQLCYQKRNIFKSLPATRLVSKTDSPAYARAATHLAAFKKTLIDQSQSLQSSKHWDALLDYVLMAWNYVRLTPVWDNHAHNAIRRHCFKILSYHANSALKNGSTGLGKERIERFHAKLKLMGADCEDINDCNVCIGYLLNKI is encoded by the exons atggcCAATCTAGAAACTACTCGAGCTCGGGCAGTACTTGCCGAAATTCCAACGGAGCTAGGCTTTCCTATTCAACATCGGGCCGTTAACCATCTTGGAGCTCTCAGAAGAAATGCTTTAAATCCGGCTCTGATCGATAGTCCCGCTGCAAATATTCCAGATAGCTTTTTATCGCCTCGAATGTCTCCAGACGAAGCCGTCATTCAGCAGCGGGGCCGCCGTCGCGTTCCTATAATGTGGAGCCCGGAGAAAGGATTCCAGTCTCCGAACAAAACACCCACCAAAAGTATTTCTGCTATGACGCTGAGAAGCTCCCCTCGAAAACGTTCGTTGATCAGAGAGCTATCGGATGTTCGGGTTTCTGGAATTGATGCAAGTCACTCATCGCCATCGAACAAAAAGAACACGCCTTCTAAGGGATCCCCTGGCAGTGCGAAAAAAATACGTTTACAGGAGGGATCGATAAATCGATCCAAAAGCGAAGTGCCTCTAGAGACTCTGCTCAAGGGTTTCAGTCAGGATCAGCTAATTGCGATGATAACCGGTATGGTGCAGACGAATCCACGGCTCGAAGATGTCGTTAGATCTGAACTACCTGTCCCAGATATAGCGCCTTTGGAAGAACAGTTGTGCTATCAGAagaggaatattttcaaaagtctCCCAGCGACACGTTTGGTTAGCAAGACAGACAGTCCTGCCTACGCCAGGGCAGCTACCCATTTGGCTGCATTCAAAAA AACTCTCATCGATCAAAGTCAATCGCTGCAAAGTTCGAAACACTGGGACGCACTTCTCGATTACGTACTGATGGCATGGAACTACGTACGCTTGACTCCAGTTTGGGACAACCATGCGCATAACGCTATACGGAGACACTGTTTCAAAATTCTCTCATATCATGCAAATAGTGCACTGAAGAATGGATCAACAGGGCTGGGAAAGGAAAGAATTGAACGCTTCCATGCAAAACTGAAATTAATGGGCGCTGATTGTGAGGACATCAACGATTGCAACGTTTGTATCGGATAtcttctgaacaaaatatga
- the LOC134211329 gene encoding ADP-dependent glucokinase, giving the protein MGTTSYLTFLTALSVFAALFSVIYQAYLASNDLKSLTTILQNLKTLEHEFQVDKPRVAIGYGSCSDLYVKAVEFLNFTGRVERLLSQDTFNVDDIASEDDFLRSFAYYFQRGAAAERFTANKEMFQHLVILAKKSQAAEPRWALGGNAPVIGSRLAIEGADVVLGAKMSAKLKSHLRPDVRLTGSLIQDDDIHLILEYKTGDEWGTLRSPRANRYILHNDHHNPFISSLEEFEQALPGFSPHLFVVSGLQMMDNYFYEKGVREARIERVRNQMKAQSQDTLIHFEMASFVELELLQLLLKDVMPYSDSIGMNEQELDNLRQVLESGKISLVADSNPRVALSLDQARAVFIMLNKDYFKHRSSDPERRMISRIHLHTLAYQAILVVKDSKWKHTKNAAAKASLTAHRHVCASTIVNPDAAYRLLDDSFATSTQEGANRIPFSEADPVSCWDETITFGGQPPVEIHICVAPVLICKVAKQTAGAGDNISGAGLILQIK; this is encoded by the exons ATGGGAACCACATCCTACCTAACATTTTTAACTGCGCTGAGTGTGTTTGCAGCCCTGTTCTCCGTAATCTATCAGGCCTACCTGGCATCGAATGATCTGAAAAGTCTGACAACGATTCTGCAGAATCTCAAAACACTGGAGCATGAGTTCCAGGTCGATAAGCCGCGAGTTGCCATCGGGTACGGATCGTGTAGCGATCTGTACGTGAAGGCAGTAGAGTTTCTCAACTTTACCGGCCGGGTCGAGAGACTGCTATCACAGGACACTTTCAACGTGGACGATATCGCCAGCGAGGATGACTTTTTGCGAAGTTTCGCATATTATTTCCAGCGTGGAGCTGCTGCAGA acgTTTTACTGCCAACAAAGAAATGTTTCAGCATTTGGTAATACTGGCAAAGAAATCGCAAGCTGCGGAGCCCCGATGGGCCCTCGGTGGAAACGCCCCAGTCATTGGTTCCAGACTAGCAATAGAAGGAGCAGACGTCGTATTGGGGGCTAAAATGTCGGCCAA GCTGAAATCTCATTTGAGACCCGATGTAAGATTAACCGGAAGCCTAATACAAGACGACGATATCCACTTGATCTTGGAGTACAAAACAGGCGATGAATGGGGAACGCTAAGATCTCCCCGTGCGAATCGTTACATTCTCCATAATGACCACCACAACCCGTTCATCAGTTCGCTGGAAGAGTTCGAACAAGCACTACCAGGATTCAGCCCACACCTATTTGTGGTCAGTGGCCTTCAGATGATGGATAACTATTTTTACGAAAAGGGTGTCCGCGAAGCAAGGATCGAAAGGGTTCGTAACCAGATGAAAGCTCAGTCCCAAGACACGTTAATTCACTTTGAAATGGCCAGCTTCGTTGagttggagttgctgcaactgtTACTAAAAGATGTGATGCCATACAGCGACTCTATCGGCATGAATGAACAAGAGTTGGATAATTTGAGACAGGTTTTAGAATCAGGAAAGATCTCCCTTGTGGCCGACAGCAATCCTCGTGTAGCTCTGTCGCTTGACCAGGCAAGAGCCGTCTTCATAATGCTCAACAAGGACTACTTCAAACATCGATCAAGTGATCCCGAAAGGCGAATGATTTCTCGAATCCATTTGCACACGTTAGCTTACCAGGCCATACTCGTAGTCAAAGATAGCAAATGGAAGCACACAAAAAATGCAGCGGCCAAAGCGTCCCTAACCGCACATCGTCACGTATGTGCCAGTACGATAGTCAATCCGGACGCTGCATACAGACTATTGGATGATAGTTTCGCAACATCTACCCAAGAAGGAGCCAATCGTATTCCATTTTCCGAGGCAGATCCGGTTTCATGCTGGGACGAAACAATCACGTTTGGCGGGCAACCACCGGTTGAGATTCATATCTGCGTCGCACCCGTGCTGATTTGCAAAGTTGCTAAGCAAACAGCTGGCGCTGGGGATAATATTTCCGGGGCTGGATTAATACTGCAAATTAagtga